One Beggiatoa leptomitoformis DNA segment encodes these proteins:
- a CDS encoding DUF5455 family protein has product MGAIFKAIHDAIADFHRNYILALMAGYKRHIAWLIAWVMLTTAIINLVLSVFSLLYVTTPSGVKMAIGLISPPNLIACISAIAAIKLILLIYRYKLAVAARMAARAAASASP; this is encoded by the coding sequence GTGGGCGCAATTTTTAAGGCTATACATGACGCAATAGCTGATTTTCATAGAAATTATATACTGGCTCTCATGGCGGGTTATAAACGTCATATTGCTTGGCTTATTGCGTGGGTTATGTTGACAACGGCTATTATTAATCTTGTTTTATCTGTTTTCTCTCTGCTTTATGTCACTACACCGTCAGGCGTTAAAATGGCCATCGGTTTGATTTCTCCACCGAATTTAATTGCTTGTATCTCTGCAATCGCTGCTATTAAACTCATTTTATTAATTTATCGCTATAAGTTAGCGGTTGCTGCGCGCATGGCTGCACGGGCGGCTGCTTCTGCTAGTCCTTAA
- a CDS encoding zonular occludens toxin domain-containing protein, whose product MDIVYQGTKRSGKSKHAIERVKRYLSKGRRVLTNIDVYVEHLALPKNLKYNDLLLRISDVPTAEMLDNLGHGYLRDKQNQPLFFGVPLSTNFVLSEDNYSDDNNGLLIIDEAALSFDSRKWQGDDREKLLQWVIHSGKYGWNVIYIIHDLSTLDKRIREQYIDQIVVHKNFKNLVPEDSRHFFPEFHVAITYSDASKIGTKTGRKGRKFFRSAWTHKAYNTRQRFLAPDMEQLNGVDMRSFYTVLPPQYLGKKSTHHFQFSFATMFNLIPVIVFIASMFWLYSSWNGDKKEDAAAIPVKTQQVQHCDIFASAEHVPSFARIYDKDFLVQMMRVYQVRVLNLFDFAGRPKFTLVFEDNGKPKDQTTDQELAQYGWQSFYWRGGVALTRGDIWVMLQATIPDSTVKKEEKSPFPISF is encoded by the coding sequence ATGGATATTGTCTATCAAGGTACAAAACGTTCAGGCAAGTCTAAACACGCTATAGAACGGGTAAAACGTTATCTCTCTAAAGGTCGGCGGGTTCTCACTAATATTGATGTTTATGTTGAGCATTTAGCACTCCCGAAAAATTTAAAATATAACGATTTATTGCTGCGTATTTCTGACGTTCCCACTGCGGAGATGTTGGACAATTTAGGGCATGGTTATTTAAGAGATAAACAGAATCAGCCTTTATTTTTTGGCGTGCCATTGTCCACTAATTTTGTTCTTTCTGAAGACAATTACAGCGATGATAACAACGGGCTGTTAATTATTGATGAGGCTGCTTTATCGTTTGATTCGCGTAAATGGCAAGGGGATGATAGGGAAAAACTTTTACAATGGGTTATCCATTCAGGCAAATATGGCTGGAACGTTATTTATATTATTCATGACCTTTCCACGCTCGATAAGCGCATTCGTGAACAATACATAGACCAGATTGTTGTTCATAAGAATTTTAAAAATTTAGTTCCTGAAGACTCTCGCCATTTTTTCCCAGAATTTCATGTTGCTATTACGTATTCTGATGCTTCAAAAATAGGCACGAAAACAGGTAGGAAAGGACGCAAGTTTTTTCGTTCTGCTTGGACACATAAAGCTTATAACACTCGGCAACGTTTTCTTGCCCCTGATATGGAACAATTAAACGGCGTGGATATGCGTTCTTTCTATACCGTTTTGCCGCCGCAATATCTGGGTAAGAAATCGACACATCACTTTCAATTTTCCTTCGCCACTATGTTTAATTTGATACCTGTTATCGTGTTTATCGCTTCTATGTTTTGGCTTTATTCTTCATGGAACGGCGATAAAAAAGAGGATGCTGCTGCTATTCCCGTTAAAACGCAACAAGTTCAACACTGCGATATATTTGCCAGTGCGGAGCATGTACCTTCGTTTGCGCGTATTTATGATAAAGATTTTCTTGTGCAAATGATGCGCGTTTATCAAGTACGTGTTTTAAACCTGTTTGATTTTGCAGGTCGTCCAAAATTTACGCTGGTTTTTGAAGACAATGGCAAACCTAAAGACCAAACGACTGACCAAGAGTTAGCACAGTACGGCTGGCAATCGTTCTATTGGCGGGGCGGGGTTGCATTAACGCGTGGGGATATTTGGGTTATGTTACAGGCAACAATTCCCGATTCAACAGTTAAAAAAGAAGAAAAATCACCGTTCCCGATTAGTTTTTAA